A single Branchiostoma floridae strain S238N-H82 chromosome 11, Bfl_VNyyK, whole genome shotgun sequence DNA region contains:
- the LOC118425401 gene encoding uncharacterized protein LOC118425401, with product MNPSRQVDLSLLPFPRSARSTPRSWLSGVQCAGTETSILACPNSGWQLAPCDGAGVICIDTVVPATTASSPITDSNNPASSPAVTMATPPASTPDSCDQAPNTPVTYGTGVLVGTAVAMLVCGAVIGNGVGFLVRRRLPQLM from the exons ATGAACCCCTCTCGCCAAG TTGATCTGTCTTTACTACCATTCCCCAGATCCGCGCGCTCCACCCCCCGGAGCTGGCTGTCCGGCGTGCAGTGTGCAGGGACGGAAACCTCCATCCTGGCGTGCCCGAACTCCGGCTGGCAGCTGGCACCGTGTGACGGCGCGGGGGTCATCTGCATCGACACCGTCGTCCCGGCAACCACCGCGTCATCACCCATCACGGACAGCAACAACCCTGCATCATCACctgctgttaccatggcaacccctCCGGCGTCAACGCCCGACAGCTGTGACCAAGCgccaaacacacctgtcacgTACGGCACAG GTGTTCTGGTGGGGACCGCGGTGGCGATGCTCGTGTGCGGCGCAGTCATCGGGAATGGAGTCGGGTTCTTAGTGAGGAGGCGGCTGCCGCAGCTGATGTAG
- the LOC118425402 gene encoding uncharacterized protein LOC118425402 codes for MNAAKPIDRYSTQLVVEATLLAAAQVTGDVLKPVSGPTMAEAYTNLQGTVQRGELRFLVPIGHADFNREPVRASFVREVGIHSTVEEQVTYTKGSVRLVGGRTAGELQLERTTGVWGGVCSSGWDMSSARVACRELGYDDASQATYCVDEPVSPK; via the exons ATGAATGcagccaaacct ATTGACCGATACTCGACCCAGCTCGTGGTGGAGGCGACTCTGCTGGCGGCGGCGCAGGTTACCGGGGACGTCCTGAAGCCGGTGTCGGGCCCCACCATGGCGGAGGCGTACACCAACCTGCAGGGCACGGTACAGCGGGGGGAGCTGCGCTTCCTGGTGCCCATCGGACATGCCGACTTCAAT CGGGAGCCAGTACGAGCGTCTTTTGTTCGAGAAGTTGGGATTCACTCCACTGTGGAAGAGCAAG TGACGTACACGAAGGGAAGCGTCCGATTGGTCGGCGGTCGGACAGCGGGAGAGCTCCAGCTGGAACGTACCACTGGTGTGTGGGGAGGGGTGTGCAGCAGTGGCTGGGACATGTCGAGCGCTCGGGTGGCCTGCAGGGAACTGGGGTACGACGATGCGAGTCAGGCAACATACTGTGTCGATGAGCCCGTCTCGCCGAAGtaa
- the LOC118425403 gene encoding uncharacterized protein LOC118425403 codes for MCVYWIWATRLCVFTKLCSTPVQIPALPSVYQSYVECNMVDLGYTIPALPSVYQAYVECNMVDLGYTIPALPSVYQACVECNMVDLGYTIPALPSVYQAYVECNMVDLGYTIPALPSVYQAYVECNMVDLGYTIPALPSVYQAYVECNMVDLGYTIPALPSVYQAYVECNMVDLGYTVAVMEYYDGVRNRGSIRSEAHGSTRAVVYDFPHDEAFVVMGSSCQTQKASELSMSQLGLFGVNSGNGTTGHVYSVNQVFHFGPQVSLFYEGTAEVRGIPVMWWSTCQYLSDMDLTFFGQYYFTLPGYQSASYGVDDMRSPVPVRINVTGRTGGFPQRHISHVYEFSQFRANIDPGAAAFETPPHVYCSGREETVPLPPVPAVFSFNSEVVTANSRLIGNFKEWFDTEDRITRYDTKPPPGSDYSSSNPISTVDDFNTGLSYLIDRRTGDCTVSAVRNNSVAADDLPADPFHVRMMTAEEFFHFENTSWAYVGEVDVDGLPCMKWIGLRDDYPPNNPIQTTWEWSFAQPGWTSAMPSATDVTSQSFPVMLEVIGVHRKDFSFSYSFSMFSEVVDISVFDIVSQCFITAQKKRVQIIFPGQFPADLNLNWFRTALKKGVASAAQVESLRVTDIQVSNTGGTYR; via the exons ATGTGTGTTTACTGGATCTGGGCTACACGGTTATGTGTGTTTACTAAACTCTGCTCTACCCCTGTCCAGATCCCGGCCCTGCCCAGCGTGTACCAGTCGTATGTGGAGTGTAACATGGTGGATCTGGGCTACACG ATCCCGGCCCTGCCCAGCGTGTACCAGGCGTATGTGGAGTGTAACATGGTGGATCTGGGCTACACG ATCCCGGCCCTGCCCAGCGTGTACCAGGCGTGTGTGGAGTGTAACATGGTGGATCTGGGCTACACG ATCCCGGCCTTGCCCAGCGTGTACCAGGCGTATGTGGAGTGTAACATGGTGGATCTGGGCTACACG ATCCCGGCCTTGCCCAGCGTGTACCAGGCGTATGTGGAGTGTAACATGGTGGATCTGGGCTACACG ATCCCGGCCCTGCCCAGCGTGTACCAGGCGTATGTGGAGTGTAACATGGTGGATCTGGGCTACACG ATCCCGGCCCTGCCTAGTGTGTACCAGGCGTATGTAGAGTGTAACATGGTGGATCTGGGCTACACCGTCGCCGTTATGGAGTACTATGACGGCGTGCGGAACCGAGGCTCCATCCGGTCCGAGGCGCACGGCTCGACCCGCGCTGTCGTCTATGACTTCCCGCATGATGAGGCTTTTGTCGTAATGG GCTCCAGCTGCCAGACTCAGAAGGCGTCGGAGCTGTCCATGTCCCAGCTGGGTCTGTTCGGGGTAAACAGCGGAAACGGAACCACAGGGCACGTGTACAGTGTTAACCAG GTGTTCCACTTCGGGCCGCAGGTGAGTCTGTTCTACGAGGGCACGGCGGAGGTTCGCGGCATCCCCGTCATGTGGTGGTCCACCTGCCAGTACCTGTCCGACATGGACCTGACGTTCTTCGGGCAGTACTACTTTACCTTGCCGGGCTACCAG AGCGCCTCCTACGGCGTTGATGACATGAGAAGCCCTGTGCCCGTGAGGATAAACGTGACCGGCAGGACGGGTGGCTTCCCGCAGAGACACATCAGCCACGTGTACGAGTTCTCACAGTTCAGGGCCAACATCGACCCAGGAGCCGCCGCTTTCGAG ACCCCTCCCCACGTGTACTGCTCTGGCCGGGAGGAGACGGTCCCGCTGCCGCCCGTGCCGGCAGTCTTCTCCTTCAACTCGGAAGTGGTGACGGCAAACAGCCGCCTCATCGGCAACTTCAAG GAGTGGTTTGACACAGAGGACCGGATTACTCGCTACGACACGAAACCTCCGCCAGGATCTGATTACTCATCAAGTAACCCGATATCCACAGTGGACGACTTCaacacag GCCTGTCCTAcctgattgacaggcggacgggcGACTGCACAGTCTCTGCTGTCCGGAACAACAGCGTCGCTGCGGACGACCTTCCCGCCGACCCCTTCCACGTGCGGATGATGACAGCTGAGGAGTTCTTCCATTTTGAGAACACCTCCTGGGCTTATGTTGGAGAG GTTGATGTTGACGGTCTCCCCTGTATGAAGTGGATCGGTCTGAGAGACGACTACCCGCCCAACAACCCCATACAGACCACCTGGGAGTGGTCCTTTGCTCAG CCTGGCTGGACGTCTGCGATGCCGTCTGCCACTGACGTCACGTCTCAGTCCTTCCCCGTCATGCTGGAGGTGATAGGAGTACACAGGAAG GATTTCAGCTTCAGCTACAGTTTCTCCATGTTCAGTGAGGTGGTGGACATCTCAGTCTTCGACATCGTGTCTCAGTGTTTCATAACCGCTCAGAAGAAACGCGTGCAGATTATTTTCCCAG gccagtTCCCGGCTGATCTGAACTTGAACTGGTTCCGGACTGCGCTGAAGAAGGGCGTGGCGTCAGCAGCACAGGTGGAGTCACTTAGGGTCACAgatatacaggtgagtaacacaGGTGGGACATACAGGTGA